In a genomic window of Camelus ferus isolate YT-003-E chromosome 31, BCGSAC_Cfer_1.0, whole genome shotgun sequence:
- the ADAMDEC1 gene encoding ADAM DEC1, producing MSLVLLSVLWLVIQTQAIAVTQPPELEPYEVVRPTKLHIHTKETQNNEAEKHGREERYEPELRYQITLNGEEVILYLQKAKHLLGPDYTETFYSPGGEEITTSPQNMEHCYYKGHILNEKDSIASINTCDGLRGYFTHHNKKYTIKPLKGTDQAEHAVLVNEQEELDPADHTCGVRNVGRKPGLIRTSRSPRSPEKEEFLQAEKYLDLFLVLDNAFYNMYNRNITLIRSFLFDVMNLLNVIYKTIDIQVTLVRMEIWSDSDKIKVVPVMGTTFNNFLNWHRSNLGKMETHDHAQLLSGIGFNHRISGMAASNSLCSPSSVAVIEAKGKNNVALVAVMSHELGHVLGMPDVPYDTKCSSGSCVMNQYLSSKFPKDFSTTSRSHFKKYMFSKKPRCLLQAQVPKNMIIKPECGNRVLEAGEGCDCGSPKECTSPCCEATTCTSKPEADCGNHTEP from the exons ATGTCTTTGGTCCTGCTCTCTGTCCTCTGGCTCGTCATTCAGACTCAAG cAATAGCCGTAACACAACCACCTGAATTGGAGCCCTATGAAGTAGTTCGTCCTACAAaactacatatacacacaaaggaGACACAGAACAATGAGGCGGAGAAGCATGGCAGAGAG gaaagataTGAGCCTGAACTTCGGTATCAGATTACATTAAATGGAGAAGAAGTCATTCTTTACCTACAAAAAGCCAA GCATCTCCTGGGGCCAGACTACACTGAAACATTTTACTcacctggaggagaggagatCACCACCAGCCCTCAGAACATG GAACACTGCTACTATAAAGGACACATCCTAAATGAAAAGGACTCCATTGCCAGCATTAATACTTGTGATGGGTTGAG GGGATACTTCAcacatcacaataaaaaatacacgATAAAACCTCTGAAAGGCACTGACCAAGCAGAACATGCCGTCCTCGTGAATGAGCAGGAGGAGCTAGACCCAGCTGATCACACCTGTGGTGTAAGAAATGTTGGCAGGAAACCGGGCCTGATTCGAACCTCTAGGTCACCCCGAAGTCCGGAG aaagaagaatttctgCAGGCTGAGAAATACCTTGATCTCTTTTTGGTGTTGGATAATGCCTTT TATAACATGTACAATAGGAATATAACTTTGATAAGAAGCTTTCTGTTTGATGTGATGAACCTACTCAATGTG ATTTATAAAACCATAGACATTCAAGTGACCCTGGTAAGGATGGAGATCTGGTCTGACAGTGATAAGATAAAGGTGGTACCCGTCATGGGTACCACCTTTAACAACTTCCTGAATTGGCATCGTTCTAACCTGGGGAAAATGGAGACCCACGACCATGCTCAGCTACTCAG TGGAATTGGCTTCAACCATCGAATTTCGGGAATGGCAGCCTCGAACTCCTTGTGTTCCCCATCATCGGTTGCTGTTATTGAG GCGAAGGGAAAGAACAATGTGGCTCTTGTTGCAGTGATGTCACACGAGTTGGGTCATGTCCTTGGTATGCCTGATGTTCCGTATGACACCAAGTGTTCCTCTGGGAGTTGTGTGATGAATCAGTATCTGAG TTCAAAATTCCCAAAGGATTTCAGTACAACCAGCcgctcacattttaaaaaatacatgttctcTAAAAAACCAAGGTGCCTGCTGCAAGCACAGGTTCctaaaaatatgataataaaacCAGAGTGTGGGAACCGAgtcctggaagcaggagaaggctGTGACTGTGGCTCTCCTAAG GAATGTACCAGTCCTTGCTGTGAGGCCACAACCTGTACGTCAAAACCTGAAGCCGATTGTGGAAATCACACCGAACCATAA